A genomic window from Dehalococcoidales bacterium includes:
- a CDS encoding acyl-CoA dehydrogenase family protein, with the protein MDFGLNEQQEMMQTLARDFLAGEYPNKVLKAMVKDEKGCAPELWEKMAEMNLMGLSLPEEYGGVGDFLDLIVVLEEMGRVCFLGPYFSTVAVGAAAIMAGGNKEQREKYLPDIASGKANVTLALTERKVEYEADALQTMTISRGGYFVINGTKLFVPDAQAADFIICAARTGESNGGGDGTTLIIVDRNEPGITMRPLKTVSGEKLYEVIFENVKSSARNVLGEVNHGWRIVEKVLQRANVARCAEMVGLAQQSLNMTLDYAKERIAFGHPIGAFQAIQHRCADMLIDVEGSRFATYQAAWRLNEGLDAAKEAAAAKAWVSRACRRVMTSAHQVHGAIGFTEDHLLHYYTKRALACEFSYGGNDVQLAKLAALYK; encoded by the coding sequence GTGGATTTCGGTCTCAATGAACAACAGGAAATGATGCAGACCCTGGCCCGGGACTTTCTGGCCGGAGAGTACCCCAATAAAGTCCTCAAGGCTATGGTCAAGGACGAAAAAGGCTGCGCGCCGGAGCTCTGGGAGAAGATGGCGGAGATGAACCTGATGGGGCTTTCTCTGCCGGAAGAGTACGGCGGCGTGGGTGATTTCCTGGACTTGATTGTAGTGCTGGAGGAAATGGGCCGGGTATGCTTCCTGGGGCCATATTTCTCCACGGTGGCGGTCGGCGCGGCCGCTATCATGGCGGGCGGCAACAAGGAGCAGCGGGAAAAATATTTACCTGACATCGCCTCCGGCAAAGCTAATGTTACCCTGGCGCTGACCGAGCGCAAAGTGGAATATGAGGCGGACGCCTTGCAGACCATGACCATTTCGCGGGGCGGCTATTTCGTTATCAACGGCACCAAGCTTTTCGTGCCCGATGCCCAGGCCGCCGATTTCATTATCTGCGCCGCCCGGACCGGCGAATCGAACGGCGGCGGGGACGGCACCACCCTGATAATCGTGGATAGGAACGAGCCGGGCATCACCATGAGGCCCCTTAAAACCGTCTCCGGCGAAAAGCTGTACGAGGTTATCTTTGAAAACGTAAAATCCTCCGCCAGGAACGTGCTCGGAGAGGTCAATCACGGCTGGCGTATCGTGGAAAAAGTGCTGCAGCGGGCCAACGTCGCCCGGTGCGCGGAGATGGTCGGCCTGGCGCAGCAGTCCCTCAACATGACGCTGGACTACGCCAAGGAGAGGATAGCCTTCGGGCACCCCATCGGCGCTTTCCAGGCTATCCAGCACCGCTGCGCGGATATGCTCATTGATGTCGAGGGTTCCAGGTTCGCCACCTATCAGGCCGCCTGGCGCCTTAACGAGGGGCTGGACGCGGCTAAAGAAGCGGCGGCCGCCAAGGCCTGGGTCAGCCGGGCCTGCCGGCGGGTGATGACCTCCGCCCACCAGGTCCACGGCGCCATCGGCTTTACGGAAGACCACCTGCTCCATTACTACACCAAGCGTGCGCTGGCCTGCGAGTTCAGCTACGGCGGTAATGACGTTCAGCTGGCCAAACTGGCGGCACTATATAAATAG
- a CDS encoding PIG-L deacetylase family protein, whose protein sequence is MSNDVYLLVISPHPDDCEFGIAGTVARLTKEGKQVVYVICTNGDKGTSDRSLTSEKLAAIREKEQLAAAKVLGVRETVFLKYPDQGLEDCHEFRRDLVRQIRRFKPYAVATSDPYRKYMWHRDHRMAGIVTADAVFPYSRDFLAYPELIKEGLEPHKAREMWFWGSDDPNFKQDITDTVDIKLDALRCHKSQVGDVPPEMRERMKEFARLNAKGENYEFAEAFHRVELRP, encoded by the coding sequence ATGAGTAATGATGTCTATTTGCTGGTGATATCCCCCCACCCCGACGATTGCGAGTTCGGCATAGCCGGCACGGTGGCCAGGCTGACTAAAGAAGGCAAGCAGGTGGTGTACGTCATCTGCACTAACGGGGACAAAGGCACCAGTGACCGCAGCCTGACCTCGGAAAAGTTGGCGGCCATCCGGGAGAAGGAGCAGCTGGCGGCGGCTAAAGTGCTGGGCGTCAGGGAGACCGTTTTCCTGAAATACCCCGACCAGGGACTGGAAGACTGCCACGAGTTCCGGCGCGACCTGGTACGGCAGATAAGGCGCTTTAAGCCCTACGCGGTGGCTACCTCCGACCCCTACCGCAAGTACATGTGGCACCGCGACCACCGCATGGCCGGCATCGTTACCGCGGACGCCGTTTTCCCGTATTCCCGCGACTTTCTGGCTTATCCGGAGCTCATTAAAGAGGGATTGGAGCCGCACAAAGCCCGGGAGATGTGGTTCTGGGGCTCGGACGACCCCAACTTCAAACAGGACATCACGGACACCGTGGACATCAAACTGGACGCTCTCAGATGCCATAAGAGCCAGGTGGGCGATGTCCCCCCGGAAATGCGGGAGCGCATGAAGGAATTTGCGCGCCTGAACGCCAAGGGGGAAAACTACGAGTTCGCCGAGGCTTTCCACCGCGTGGAATTAAGGCCCTAG
- a CDS encoding glycosyltransferase → MKSKTMNDVKLRIAMLSAHSCPVGDLGAKDTGGMSVYIRELSRELGKKGHTVDLYTRVHDPVDPRVEDLSENVRLIHLRAGREAGIQKMAIYFSLPEFTFNLENYWQDNGLKYDIVFSHYWMSALVGKYLQCKYKIPYMAMYHTLGAVKNAIGIGEGEPALRIVSERDTIGESRRVIVATEKEKQDIIRCYGAWPGKISVVPCGVNMDLFRPLDKAAVRSKLGLNDEKMILYVGRIDPLKGIGRLLQSMPLLDNAEKTRLIVIGGDENSREELGKLKDLAAALGIGERVTFQGLIKHDRLPEYYNAADVCVTPSYYESFGLVPLESLACGTPVVATDVGDLRNIIRPGETGYIVPDNTPVKLAAGIMKVLSLPPLDPASRLAVRESVRAWDWANVAGQVAAEMRAVVDRKLAPVT, encoded by the coding sequence ATGAAAAGTAAAACTATGAACGATGTTAAATTAAGAATCGCCATGCTCAGCGCCCACAGCTGCCCGGTGGGGGACCTGGGGGCTAAAGATACCGGCGGCATGAGCGTCTATATCCGCGAGCTTTCCCGCGAGCTGGGGAAGAAGGGGCATACCGTGGACCTGTACACCCGCGTCCATGACCCCGTCGACCCGCGGGTTGAAGACCTGAGCGAGAATGTGCGTCTGATACACCTGCGCGCCGGGCGGGAAGCCGGCATCCAGAAAATGGCTATTTACTTTTCCCTGCCGGAATTTACCTTCAATCTGGAAAACTACTGGCAGGATAACGGCCTGAAATATGATATCGTTTTCAGCCATTACTGGATGTCCGCCCTGGTGGGCAAGTACCTCCAGTGTAAATATAAAATTCCCTATATGGCCATGTACCATACCCTCGGCGCGGTGAAAAACGCCATCGGTATCGGGGAAGGAGAACCGGCCCTGCGCATCGTTTCAGAGCGGGACACCATAGGTGAAAGCCGGCGCGTTATCGTAGCTACGGAAAAGGAAAAGCAGGATATTATCCGCTGCTACGGCGCCTGGCCGGGCAAGATAAGCGTGGTGCCCTGCGGCGTTAACATGGACTTGTTCCGGCCTCTGGATAAGGCCGCCGTCCGTAGCAAACTGGGCTTGAACGATGAAAAAATGATATTGTACGTGGGAAGAATCGACCCCCTGAAAGGTATCGGCCGGCTTTTGCAGTCCATGCCGCTGCTGGATAATGCGGAAAAAACGCGGCTAATCGTTATCGGCGGGGATGAGAACAGCCGGGAAGAGCTGGGCAAGCTGAAAGACCTGGCCGCCGCCCTCGGTATCGGCGAAAGGGTCACTTTCCAGGGGCTGATAAAACATGACAGGCTCCCGGAATACTACAATGCCGCGGATGTCTGCGTGACGCCGTCTTACTATGAAAGCTTCGGCCTGGTGCCTTTAGAATCGCTGGCCTGCGGCACGCCGGTAGTCGCCACGGATGTCGGCGATTTGCGGAACATTATCCGTCCGGGGGAAACGGGGTATATCGTGCCGGACAATACGCCGGTAAAACTGGCGGCCGGCATTATGAAAGTTTTGTCCCTTCCGCCCCTTGACCCGGCGTCGCGCCTGGCCGTCAGGGAGTCGGTCCGCGCCTGGGACTGGGCTAATGTCGCCGGGCAGGTGGCCGCGGAAATGCGGGCGGTGGTGGACCGGAAACTGGCCCCGGTAACCTGA
- a CDS encoding MBL fold metallo-hydrolase: MLIADDNNIRIEKLTLGPYETNAYIAVCRRTGESLVVDAPAGASEIIARLEGTKPKYILLTHDHYDHTGVIVSLRARLKVPLATHAESAWQLKTPPEILVNDGDSLPLGKLKVEVIYTPGHTPGSTCFKVGEYIFAGDTIFPGGPGHTETPDDFRLIMSSITKKLFRLPDEARLLPGHGDGTTVGKAKEEYAAFTARPHNPDLYGDVLWAAS; this comes from the coding sequence ATGTTGATAGCAGATGATAATAATATCCGCATCGAGAAACTGACTTTGGGCCCATATGAGACCAACGCCTACATCGCCGTGTGCCGCCGTACCGGGGAAAGCCTGGTCGTGGACGCGCCGGCCGGCGCCTCGGAAATCATTGCCCGGCTGGAGGGGACAAAGCCGAAGTACATCCTGCTGACCCATGACCACTACGACCATACCGGGGTTATCGTCTCGCTGCGGGCGCGGCTGAAGGTGCCGCTGGCCACCCACGCGGAGAGCGCCTGGCAGCTTAAAACACCGCCGGAAATCCTAGTCAACGACGGCGACAGCCTGCCGCTGGGCAAGCTTAAAGTTGAGGTAATATACACTCCCGGGCATACGCCGGGCAGCACCTGCTTTAAAGTGGGGGAATACATCTTCGCGGGGGATACGATTTTTCCGGGCGGGCCGGGGCATACGGAAACGCCGGACGACTTCAGATTGATAATGAGTTCCATCACGAAAAAGCTATTCCGACTACCGGATGAAGCGCGGCTACTTCCCGGCCACGGGGACGGCACCACGGTGGGTAAAGCCAAAGAAGAGTACGCCGCCTTCACCGCCCGACCCCATAACCCCGACCTCTACGGCGATGTGCTCTGGGCTGCTTCCTAA
- a CDS encoding ASKHA domain-containing protein: MKSKQHNIVFQPSGLRGKVAEGVTVLEAARQLGAGLESLCGGKGTCGKCKIRIEEGEYPKYKIKSAVTAVTSNDEVNARFLSRQQLRQNFRLACQTRIHGDVVVFVPEESRKGQQVVRKEATNRQIKLNPAVKKYLVELKAATLDDPTGDFERLTAEMEKRFKLADLVLDYPVLLKLQDAVRKGDWKVTVSVWKNKEIVDVQPGDAARCYGLAVDIGTTTVAGYLCDLASGEVLSTDSMMNPQVAYGEDVMSRIGYATKEKGGLKKLNGAIIKGLNSIIVQATKKAGIRPADIIDMAVVGNTCIHHLFLNIDPRYLGKAPFAPAIHHSVDVKARDLGLRVADGAYVHVLPNEAGFVGADNVGVLIAEEPYNRDEMLLIIDIGTNGELILGNRKRLLSSSCATGPAFEGAEIRHGMRAAAGAIEKLKIDPATKEVQFKVIGNDKWNTEDKQIGARGICGSGIFDAAAQLFLAGIVEKSGRFDMSVKSPRLREGSAGAEFVIAWAAETAIGHDIVICQKDIRAIQLAKGAMYSGARIMMNRLGIDKIDRVILAGAFGSFIDKTSAAVIGLFPDCDRQYVYAVGNAAGDGARIALLNQDKRAEADYWARRVEYVELTLEPDFNRIFTQALAFPHAADKFPHLKDILPREK, translated from the coding sequence ATGAAGAGTAAGCAGCACAATATCGTATTTCAGCCTTCCGGGTTGCGGGGTAAAGTGGCGGAGGGCGTTACCGTCCTTGAAGCTGCCCGGCAACTGGGCGCCGGACTGGAAAGCCTCTGCGGCGGCAAGGGCACCTGCGGCAAGTGCAAAATACGCATTGAAGAGGGCGAATACCCTAAATATAAGATAAAGTCGGCCGTCACCGCGGTCACCAGTAATGACGAGGTCAACGCCAGATTTCTCAGCCGGCAGCAGCTCAGACAGAACTTCCGGCTGGCCTGCCAGACCCGCATTCACGGGGACGTGGTCGTTTTCGTCCCGGAGGAAAGCCGCAAAGGCCAGCAGGTGGTGCGCAAGGAAGCCACCAACCGCCAGATTAAGCTGAACCCGGCGGTGAAGAAATACTTGGTGGAGCTTAAGGCCGCTACCCTGGACGACCCCACCGGCGACTTCGAGCGGCTAACGGCGGAAATGGAAAAACGCTTTAAGCTGGCCGACCTTGTTCTTGACTATCCCGTCCTGCTCAAACTCCAGGACGCCGTCAGGAAGGGCGACTGGAAGGTCACCGTGTCCGTCTGGAAAAACAAGGAAATAGTGGATGTCCAGCCGGGGGACGCGGCGCGGTGCTACGGGCTGGCGGTGGACATCGGCACTACCACCGTGGCCGGCTATCTCTGCGACCTTGCCAGCGGCGAGGTGCTGTCTACCGATTCCATGATGAACCCGCAGGTGGCTTACGGCGAGGACGTAATGTCCCGCATCGGCTACGCCACCAAGGAAAAGGGCGGACTGAAAAAGCTGAACGGCGCTATTATCAAGGGGCTTAACTCCATCATAGTCCAGGCGACCAAAAAGGCCGGCATCAGGCCGGCGGATATCATCGATATGGCGGTGGTGGGCAATACCTGCATCCACCACCTTTTCCTGAACATAGACCCGCGCTACCTGGGTAAAGCGCCTTTTGCCCCCGCCATCCACCACTCCGTGGACGTCAAGGCGCGCGACCTCGGTCTCAGGGTTGCGGACGGCGCTTACGTGCACGTGCTGCCCAATGAAGCGGGATTCGTCGGGGCGGACAACGTGGGCGTGCTCATCGCCGAGGAGCCCTATAACCGGGACGAGATGCTGCTGATTATCGATATCGGCACCAACGGCGAATTGATATTGGGCAACCGCAAGCGACTGCTTTCTTCCTCCTGCGCCACCGGCCCCGCTTTCGAGGGGGCGGAGATAAGGCACGGCATGCGGGCGGCCGCCGGCGCTATCGAGAAGCTGAAAATCGACCCCGCTACCAAAGAGGTGCAGTTCAAGGTCATCGGCAACGATAAGTGGAATACGGAAGATAAGCAGATAGGCGCCAGGGGCATCTGCGGCTCCGGCATATTTGACGCCGCCGCCCAGCTCTTCCTCGCCGGCATCGTGGAAAAAAGCGGCCGCTTTGACATGAGTGTGAAATCGCCGCGCCTGCGCGAGGGCAGCGCCGGGGCGGAGTTCGTCATCGCCTGGGCGGCGGAGACCGCCATCGGGCATGATATCGTTATCTGCCAGAAAGATATCCGCGCCATCCAGCTCGCCAAGGGCGCCATGTATTCCGGCGCCAGAATCATGATGAATCGCCTGGGCATTGATAAAATCGATCGCGTGATACTGGCCGGCGCCTTCGGGAGCTTTATCGATAAGACCTCGGCGGCGGTTATCGGGCTGTTCCCGGACTGTGACCGACAGTACGTGTACGCGGTGGGCAACGCCGCCGGTGACGGGGCGCGCATCGCGCTGCTGAACCAGGACAAACGGGCGGAAGCGGACTACTGGGCGCGGCGCGTGGAGTACGTAGAGCTGACGCTGGAGCCGGACTTCAACCGCATTTTCACCCAGGCGCTGGCCTTCCCCCACGCCGCGGACAAGTTCCCCCACCTCAAAGACATCCTGCCCCGGGAAAAATAG
- a CDS encoding GNAT family N-acetyltransferase yields MSYTVTENSLADLEAFRKDTRQNLDWPSVFVLPEWMQVWWQVFGEGRKMLLRTVRDGDAVIGIAPLLHRDGVAAFIGGTDVCDYNDFITAPGREQDFFSALLDYLRSGGITGLDLKHVRPDSAVMTSLVNIAEGRGYPVTSAKEEVSLEMELPSTFEAYLEKLDTKQRHEVRRKMRRLTEEGTIAYRFISRGDEMKPAVDAFFRMFVESRQDKADFLTEQMKSFFNLLVAKMAENGLLRLGVLELDGKPVAEIMCFDYNDCIYLYNSGYDPGYVSLSAGLLSKVFAIKDSIEQGKKKFDFLKGAEIYKYRLGGQEVPLFHCRINIQ; encoded by the coding sequence ATGAGCTACACCGTTACTGAAAATAGTCTGGCTGATTTGGAAGCCTTCCGGAAAGATACCCGGCAAAACCTCGACTGGCCATCCGTGTTTGTACTGCCGGAATGGATGCAGGTCTGGTGGCAGGTGTTCGGGGAGGGGCGGAAAATGCTGCTGCGGACCGTCCGGGACGGCGATGCCGTTATCGGCATAGCGCCGCTGCTGCACCGGGACGGGGTGGCTGCTTTCATCGGCGGGACGGACGTCTGCGACTATAACGACTTTATTACCGCTCCCGGCCGGGAGCAGGACTTTTTCAGCGCTTTGCTGGATTATTTGCGGAGCGGGGGTATCACCGGGCTCGACCTGAAACACGTGCGGCCGGACTCCGCTGTAATGACCTCCCTGGTCAACATCGCCGAAGGGCGCGGCTATCCCGTAACCAGCGCTAAAGAGGAAGTCTCCCTGGAAATGGAGCTGCCGTCCACCTTTGAGGCCTATCTGGAAAAGCTGGATACCAAGCAGCGCCACGAGGTCCGGCGCAAGATGCGGCGGCTGACGGAGGAGGGGACAATAGCCTACCGCTTTATCAGTCGGGGAGATGAGATGAAGCCCGCCGTGGACGCATTTTTCCGGATGTTCGTGGAGAGCCGGCAGGACAAGGCGGACTTCCTGACGGAGCAAATGAAGTCCTTTTTTAACCTGCTGGTAGCCAAAATGGCGGAGAACGGGCTGCTGCGTCTGGGCGTGCTGGAGCTGGACGGCAAGCCGGTGGCGGAAATTATGTGCTTTGATTATAACGACTGTATTTATCTCTATAACAGCGGCTACGACCCCGGTTATGTGTCCCTGAGCGCGGGGCTGCTCAGCAAGGTATTTGCCATCAAAGACAGCATCGAGCAGGGCAAGAAGAAGTTTGATTTTCTCAAAGGCGCGGAGATATACAAGTACCGCCTCGGCGGTCAGGAAGTGCCTTTATTTCACTGCCGGATAAATATACAATGA